One Prevotella melaninogenica DNA window includes the following coding sequences:
- a CDS encoding 30S ribosomal protein S16, which translates to MATKIRLQRGGRKNYAFYSIVIADARAPRDGKFTEKIGTYNPNTNPATVDLNFDRALYWVETGAQPTDTARNILKGEGVYMMKHLRGGVKKGAFDEAACQQKFDAWKQAKVAATEAVEKKVTDAKKATAAQNLEAEKKVNEAIAKKVADKKAAAVAAQAEAEAAQAAEDTTSEAPVEEAPAEV; encoded by the coding sequence ATGGCAACAAAAATCAGATTGCAGCGCGGTGGTCGTAAGAACTATGCTTTCTACAGCATCGTAATCGCTGACGCTCGTGCACCACGTGATGGTAAGTTTACTGAGAAGATTGGTACTTATAACCCTAACACCAATCCAGCCACAGTAGATTTGAATTTTGATCGTGCTCTTTACTGGGTTGAGACTGGTGCTCAGCCAACAGACACTGCTCGTAACATCCTTAAGGGTGAGGGCGTTTACATGATGAAGCACCTCCGTGGTGGTGTTAAGAAGGGCGCATTCGACGAGGCTGCATGCCAGCAGAAGTTTGATGCTTGGAAGCAGGCTAAGGTTGCAGCTACAGAGGCTGTTGAGAAGAAGGTAACCGACGCGAAGAAGGCTACTGCTGCTCAGAACCTCGAGGCTGAGAAGAAGGTTAACGAGGCTATTGCTAAGAAGGTTGCAGACAAGAAGGCTGCTGCCGTTGCAGCACAGGCTGAGGCTGAGGCAGCACAGGCTGCTGAGGATACTACTTCTGAGGCTCCTGTAGAGGAGGCACCAGCAGAGGTATAA
- a CDS encoding DNA-binding protein: MISFKVVERVLGVGPRKGQKAYGAEPKSINKFSQAWLVERIVRETSLSEGDVRNVLITLRNIVKEVVTLGGSLDLGDIFSIRTAIPSKMEKEAKDVSAASLKHPRIIVRWKSAVADALKKIEVDVDNPARRKIKDGKEEKKKKEGGGPEPEPE, encoded by the coding sequence ATGATTAGTTTTAAAGTTGTCGAGCGCGTGCTTGGCGTAGGTCCTCGCAAAGGACAGAAAGCTTATGGCGCAGAGCCAAAGTCTATTAACAAGTTCTCACAGGCATGGCTTGTTGAACGTATTGTGCGTGAAACCTCATTGAGTGAAGGCGATGTGCGCAATGTGCTCATCACGCTGCGAAACATTGTCAAAGAAGTTGTCACCTTAGGTGGTTCACTCGATTTAGGCGATATCTTCTCTATCCGCACCGCAATCCCATCGAAGATGGAGAAAGAGGCAAAGGATGTGTCTGCTGCCTCATTGAAGCATCCCCGCATCATCGTTCGCTGGAAGTCGGCGGTTGCTGATGCACTGAAGAAAATTGAAGTGGATGTGGATAATCCTGCAAGGAGGAAGATTAAAGATGGAAAGGAAGAAAAGAAAAAGAAAGAAGGAGGAGGACCAGAACCAGAGCCGGAATAA